In a single window of the Litorilituus sediminis genome:
- a CDS encoding phospholipase A: MTSLSSLAKLTLLSSFTWLSCSVKATQSPEHESYKNFEKEAYEQCMFKTIKAANKESSLTEIEAYCEKEVAKKIINRDIDKPQEEVQLGALAQRVIRERRTAFNPYVITPHRMNYILPISVSDDINSEAYSGYSNWEENLTDSEAKFQISIKVPLLTDNLFVQGDQVFFAFTLQSWWQVYSDNISKPFRETNYQPEFFYFAPLGFHPFGGNSAMMFGLEHQSNGRSQQLSRSWNRVYLSYLYEKNNFALSLRPWIRIEEETKSNPLDEGDDNPDISDYMGHFELTMVYKLDQDYELSFKGRENFASHKGFAELGITFPLWGKLKGYAQFSSGYGESLIDYNYNQKRIGIGIALTDLL; encoded by the coding sequence ATGACTAGCTTATCTTCACTTGCAAAACTTACCTTACTTTCCTCTTTCACTTGGCTAAGTTGTAGTGTCAAGGCTACACAATCGCCTGAGCATGAAAGCTATAAAAACTTCGAAAAAGAAGCCTATGAGCAATGTATGTTCAAAACCATTAAGGCCGCAAATAAAGAGTCAAGCTTGACTGAGATTGAAGCTTATTGTGAAAAAGAAGTAGCCAAAAAAATTATTAATCGCGATATAGATAAGCCGCAAGAAGAAGTACAACTCGGTGCGCTAGCACAAAGAGTGATAAGAGAAAGACGTACCGCATTTAATCCTTATGTTATTACGCCGCATCGTATGAACTATATATTACCTATATCTGTTAGTGACGATATCAACAGCGAGGCTTATAGCGGTTATTCTAATTGGGAAGAAAACTTAACAGATAGTGAAGCAAAATTTCAAATTAGCATCAAGGTGCCTCTGTTAACTGATAACCTGTTCGTGCAAGGAGATCAGGTGTTTTTTGCCTTTACCTTACAGTCATGGTGGCAAGTCTACTCAGATAATATCTCTAAGCCCTTTAGAGAAACAAACTACCAGCCTGAGTTTTTCTATTTTGCCCCGCTCGGCTTTCACCCTTTTGGCGGCAATTCAGCCATGATGTTTGGTCTTGAGCATCAATCTAATGGCCGTTCACAACAATTATCTCGCAGCTGGAACCGTGTATACCTTTCGTATTTATATGAGAAAAATAATTTTGCCTTGTCATTAAGACCTTGGATAAGAATTGAAGAAGAAACCAAGAGCAACCCGTTAGATGAAGGCGATGACAACCCAGATATCAGCGATTATATGGGGCACTTTGAACTGACTATGGTGTACAAACTTGATCAAGATTATGAGTTATCGTTCAAAGGCAGAGAAAACTTTGCCAGCCATAAAGGTTTTGCTGAATTGGGTATTACCTTCCCACTGTGGGGAAAATTAAAAGGTTACGCGCAATTTAGCAGTGGTTACGGTGAAAGTTTAATAGACTACAACTACAACCAAAAGCGTATCGGCATTGGTATTGCTTTAACTGATTTGCTTTAA
- a CDS encoding M48 family metalloprotease: MSFYKSFIALCLALLVSVLFACQSTGLKIGSLDVGAIVNQGAKVFNASNIGLDEEIQFGENMSAVLLGTRPLYDDKALNQYVSQVGGWLALNSTRPELPWHFGVINSSAINAFAAPGGFVFITSGMLRQLNNEAQLAAVLAHEIIHVTKQHHLNAIKSEAYRSAVTQSLFISAEAYQGNTNASDKDKQYRFWAQKVTGMAQDLYSKGFDREDELQADALALMLLAKSGYDAYALVDNLQLLDAIAADDSALALMYQTHPTPEQRLFAIAAELTKLPYDSGTGSGKDSGKLLAQRFSQHIN; the protein is encoded by the coding sequence ATGAGTTTTTATAAGTCATTTATTGCTTTGTGTTTAGCCTTATTAGTGAGTGTATTGTTTGCATGTCAAAGTACTGGTTTAAAAATAGGTAGCTTAGATGTTGGTGCTATTGTTAATCAAGGTGCCAAAGTATTTAACGCCAGTAACATAGGTTTGGATGAAGAAATTCAGTTTGGTGAAAATATGTCAGCCGTGTTGCTTGGCACTAGACCGCTTTATGACGATAAAGCGCTTAATCAATACGTGAGTCAGGTTGGTGGTTGGTTAGCACTAAATAGTACCCGACCAGAGCTGCCTTGGCATTTTGGTGTTATTAATAGCTCAGCTATTAATGCTTTTGCTGCTCCCGGAGGTTTTGTTTTTATTACTTCAGGTATGTTAAGACAGTTAAATAATGAAGCGCAGTTAGCGGCAGTATTAGCGCATGAAATTATTCATGTAACCAAGCAGCATCACTTAAATGCCATTAAAAGCGAGGCTTATCGAAGTGCAGTAACACAGAGTTTATTTATTTCTGCTGAGGCGTATCAAGGTAACACCAATGCCAGTGATAAAGATAAACAATATCGATTCTGGGCGCAGAAAGTTACTGGCATGGCGCAGGATTTATACAGCAAAGGGTTTGATAGGGAAGATGAACTACAGGCCGATGCATTAGCATTAATGCTATTGGCTAAATCCGGCTATGATGCTTATGCCTTGGTTGATAACTTACAATTGCTTGACGCCATAGCTGCAGACGATAGTGCTTTAGCGCTAATGTATCAAACTCATCCAACGCCAGAGCAGCGCTTATTCGCAATAGCAGCGGAGCTTACAAAACTGCCCTATGATTCGGGAACAGGCTCGGGAAAAGATTCGGGAAAGTTATTAGCGCAGCGTTTTTCTCAGCATATAAATTAA